A stretch of the Thermococcus sp. genome encodes the following:
- a CDS encoding NTP transferase domain-containing protein: MIIILAGGKSTRMGREKPVLMVGGESMLLRVYDQASAVGETVVALSMNTPRTKELCIRGGVPFIETPGRGYVEDVRWLLQEFGPFVSVSSDLPFVRASDIAAIAKAFDGKISLTGVLPLEGVPKDLKPAVYKGYAVVGLNAVGTEGERFFEMSNPLLALNVNTPEELKLARGIAELVGR, from the coding sequence GTGATAATCATCCTAGCCGGCGGAAAGTCAACGCGTATGGGGAGGGAAAAGCCCGTCCTGATGGTCGGGGGGGAGTCAATGCTCCTGAGAGTTTACGATCAGGCTTCAGCAGTGGGGGAGACGGTTGTGGCCCTCTCAATGAACACACCGAGAACAAAGGAGCTGTGCATCCGCGGAGGGGTTCCCTTCATTGAGACGCCGGGGAGGGGCTACGTGGAGGACGTGAGGTGGCTTCTTCAAGAGTTTGGCCCTTTTGTCAGTGTTTCATCAGATCTGCCCTTTGTTAGGGCATCAGATATTGCCGCCATAGCTAAGGCATTCGACGGAAAGATCAGCCTAACCGGCGTCCTCCCGCTGGAGGGGGTTCCAAAGGATTTGAAGCCGGCTGTTTACAAGGGATACGCGGTAGTCGGGCTGAACGCGGTTGGGACTGAAGGGGAGAGATTTTTTGAGATGAGCAACCCCCTATTAGCGCTCAACGTGAACACACCGGAAGAGTTAAAGCTTGCGAGGGGAATAGCCGAGCTGGTGGGAAGATGA